Genomic DNA from Solanum pennellii chromosome 3, SPENNV200:
TTAGGGCAATGGTAATGTCAGACCCTCTCATCCAATCAACATCATCTTCCTTGGAAAAAGATAAAGTTGTTTATTGCTCCCATTATTGTACTTACTCCTCCTCAATCTTTATCTCATCGGTCTCTCTGTAATCAAACCAAATTTCTTCGTCTTGTTCCATGGCTACTAATCGCTGGCTCAGGCCCGAGGTATTTTCTATCCTTGCACTTTATTACTAtttatttctcaactttttGGGAATTTCTAAGCAAAATGAATGATCGAGTAGGTTTATCCACTATTTGCTGCCGTTGGAGTTGCCATCGGAATCTGTGGACTTCAATTGGTTCGTAATATGCGTATCAACCCTGAAGTCAGGTTTGATCCATCATATTCCTTCAATTCATCCTTATTCTCTTTCAGTATTAGTATGATTCACTAGTTTCTACCTGGAAATACGAGTAGTTTGCCTTTCTGTTGGTCAATTCCTTCTTAATAGTGTAGTAGACAGAAGTAGCAGGCACTTCCAGGTACTCAATCGTCTCCTAAATTTCAGAGATATGAATCAAGTCATTCAGTTTTACTATACGCGATGAATCAAGCCATTCAGTTTTACTATACGCGCCTTAATTACCTCATTTAGGACAGGCAGATGGAAGCAGGTTATGGATCTGTTCAATTACACAGAGGCTTATGAGGGATCAAGTCCCCCAGAATACTACAAAATTGTTTTAACTCCCTGTATGTAGTTGAATATTTCCTACTTTTGCAACAACTTACTTACTCTTTCTTTTTTCGTGGGCAGGGTAAACAAGGAGAAAAGAGCTGCTGGCATCCTGGAGAATTTTGAGGAGGGAGAAAAATATGCTGAACATGCCATCAGAAAGTTTGCTCGTAATAGGCCACCAGAAATTTTCCCTAACCTTAATAGGTTCTTCAGTGACCCTCAAAAGAATTAATCACCTGTAACTTGGATAGAATAAAGTTATCAAACTTCATCATTATAATGGTGTGATTTGGAATGTAATGTGATGACGATAATCTGTTGTGCTGGATGAATTGCAGTATCGATGTGTCTGTAAAATAGGTTCCTCTGTGACAGTTTGTATTGAGACTTGTATGTCAAATGTTCAAATGTATTTCTGAATGAAAATCAAGGTGCAAGCAACTACTCTAAACATGCAGTTTGTCCTGTATGTATCACATTGAAGGAGAAGATACCAACAATTATATAGAATGCGGACATGGCGGTAGACCATGAAATAATCTGAAAAACAGAACCACATGTAATATGAGAAACTAAGATACATAACTATATCTGCATTCTTTTGCTCCTAAGCTTGTTCCTGAGCGTTTCAAACAAGGGAAATATCTCATACCACAGAGACGTTTTTTTGATCATGAAATCAGCAAGATAACTTTTAAAGAAGGTGCCAGCTTAGATTCTCAACTTTTTGGCTGTTCGACTGAACTGTCCAAGCTTCTTTGCTGTTTGTTCAATTGGTGTCTCAAAATTCATACACAGGTTTGTTAAGGAAAAAGAAACTTATCAGGGTG
This window encodes:
- the LOC107014628 gene encoding uncharacterized protein LOC107014628; translation: MATNRWLRPEVYPLFAAVGVAIGICGLQLVRNMRINPEVRVNKEKRAAGILENFEEGEKYAEHAIRKFARNRPPEIFPNLNRFFSDPQKN